DNA sequence from the Thiosulfativibrio zosterae genome:
TGCCTTTACTTGGCTGGTGAGTATTTCGCAGGGCATTTTTTGTTTTGCGTTTGGCACCATTGTCATTTCACTGTTTGTGTCTTTATTAAATGTGAAACCGCTTCGAGCTTAAAACCCAGAAGCGGTTAGTGTTTTATTTCTCCCCCAACTTTTATTGCGAGTCTTTTATGGCCTTTAGTTTTGAACCCCAAGTCATTGGTTATATTGCTGGTTTTCTAACCACCATTTCATTTTTACCCCAAGCAATTAAAACCCTTCGCAGTCAAAGTACCGAGTCCATTTCGCTGTGGATGTATGGTTTGTTTGTGACGGGGGTCAGCTTATGGTTGGTCTATGGCTGGCTAATTGCCGATCCCACTTTGATTGCAGCCAATGCGATTACTCTGCTATTTGCCAGTCCTATTTTGATTTTAAAACTACGCCATGTTCTGTCTGCTCGGTAACCTTAAAGGCTAAGATGGACAATTACTTTTTATATTTACTCATTACCATCATCACCATCGCCAGTCCTGGGCCAGGCGTTTTACTCACCCTAACCAATGCCTTGCGTTATGGGTTTAGAGGGTCTTTGGCGGGTATTTTTGGCATTGCCGCAGGCATATTTGTGGTGGCAGTTTTGTCCGCAACCAGCATCGCTTTGGTGCTATCGACTTCGCCCATTGCATTTACGGTATTGAAATATCTAGGGGCTGCTTATTTGATGTATTTAGGGTTTAGACTGTGGCAAAGCCAACCGCAATATCGAGTAACGCAAACGGTTGTTGATAAAACCCATCGATTGAGATTTGTGGAAGGCGTGGGTATTACGGTGTTAAATCCCAAACCCATTTTCTTTTTTATGGCGGTGTTTCCGCAGTTTATTGCAGTCACAGATTCTGCACTAGACCCCTTGTGGCAGTTTTGGTTTTTGGTATTAACCTATTGTGTTTTGGTGGTGGTGATTCACAGTTTGTATGCGGTCATGGCAAAACTGGCGAGAGCGTCTTTGGCGTCAGAACATGGCAGTTATTGGGTGAGTAAAACCAGTGCTGTTTTTCATATTTTGTTGGGTTTAGGATTGGCCTTAGCCACTTAGCTAATCAATAGCATTGAAGTTAAGGTAATGCCAAAACTAAAAAACCGCACTGGGCGGTTTTTGTTAAAAAAAGCGTTAGGCGTTATCTATGATTACGCATTCATATAAGGATAGTCCGTGTAACCTTCTGGGCCTGGCGTATAGAAGGTATCTGGGTTGGCTTGGTTAAGTTCTGCACCTGCGGCAAAGCGCTCTGGTAAGTCTGGGTTGGCTATGTA
Encoded proteins:
- a CDS encoding LysE family translocator, coding for MDNYFLYLLITIITIASPGPGVLLTLTNALRYGFRGSLAGIFGIAAGIFVVAVLSATSIALVLSTSPIAFTVLKYLGAAYLMYLGFRLWQSQPQYRVTQTVVDKTHRLRFVEGVGITVLNPKPIFFFMAVFPQFIAVTDSALDPLWQFWFLVLTYCVLVVVIHSLYAVMAKLARASLASEHGSYWVSKTSAVFHILLGLGLALAT
- a CDS encoding SemiSWEET transporter, giving the protein MAFSFEPQVIGYIAGFLTTISFLPQAIKTLRSQSTESISLWMYGLFVTGVSLWLVYGWLIADPTLIAANAITLLFASPILILKLRHVLSAR